Part of the Moorena sp. SIOASIH genome, AAATCTTTGGTGGTTCTGGTGATGACGTCATCTATTCTGGCTCTGGGGATGATTTCATTAATAGTGGTACTGGTAACGACACCCTTTTCCTAGGGGGTGGTGAGGATATAATTGTCCTCGAAAGCGGCAATGGCTTTGATACTATCAACAACTTCCAGCTTGGTCTAACTACCTTTGATGTTGCCAATCCTAATCAGCTGAGCATCGTGGATGGTAATAATGGTGCCGAAATCTCGAGCGGCGGAAACCTCCTGGCTGTGGTGAGTTCGACTCAAGCTAGCACTCTCAACGACAATTTCGATCAGGTGTTTGTCTAGGGTTTTTCTGTAAGCCTGCGGTAGAGCAAAGCTTGCCGGAGCATAAAATAATTTTTTGGCATAATTATTGTTAGATGAGGAGAGGAAGATCACAGAATTATAACTTCGGTGATCTTCCCCCTCTTGCCCTTGTTGCGATTCTCACCAATGAATGATATTATATCGGGATGATTAGTGATAAAAAACCATCTCCGATTCAACCTTACTCCTTTCCTTCAGCATAGCTGCCTTACTTTTTGCCCGTGCGCGAATCACAATATTATACCAGATATAGCATTTCCAAATGAATGGTAAAAAAAGATCACAGTTCTTTCCATTCCCAAAAATTACTATATACTTTCTTGTCTCTTGCCTCTTGCCTCTTGCCTTTTGCCTTTCTCAAGGTAGACTATGTTCACAACTGAAATAAAAATGCTATATCAACGCCACAACCTCTTAATTTCCTGCCAAATTTGTGATTGTCCTAACTGAGTATTCGGATGAGTTAACACTCCCTGACTGGGACTAAATAAAAATGCCAGCATAAATAAACCAAAAGCTACTAAAACAATTGCTGGTCCAGAAGGCAGATTAAAAAAATAACTCAGGTACATACCAGTAATACTAGCTACTACCCCAAGGGCTGAACCCAAAATCATCATCTGGTGTAACCGATTGACTAATAAATAAGCTGTTGCTCCTGGTGTGATTAACATGGCTAGCACCAAGATCACTCCAACTCCTTTGAGGCTAGCGACAATGGTCAAGGCAATCAAGATCATCAGACCAAAGTTCAGCAAGTTGGTTGGTAAACCTGCTGCTTTTGCCCCTAATGGGTCAAAGGTATAATACATTAATTCTTTGTACAGCAGGAGAATGATTGATAGTACAATCGCGGTGATAATGGCTGTATTGATGACTTCTTCATTGGTGACACTCAAAATATTGCCGAATAGGAAGTGATTG contains:
- a CDS encoding metal ABC transporter permease; the encoded protein is MLEVLIEPLHYGFMQRSLITAVLVGIVCAAVGSYLMVQRLALLGDAISHSVLPGLAIAFMIGADIFVGAFIAGVVSTVVITWIRTRSQIKEDAAMGIVFSAFFALGITLITVMQKDNKIDLNHFLFGNILSVTNEEVINTAIITAIVLSIILLLYKELMYYTFDPLGAKAAGLPTNLLNFGLMILIALTIVASLKGVGVILVLAMLITPGATAYLLVNRLHQMMILGSALGVVASITGMYLSYFFNLPSGPAIVLVAFGLFMLAFLFSPSQGVLTHPNTQLGQSQIWQEIKRLWR